Proteins from a single region of Primulina tabacum isolate GXHZ01 chromosome 5, ASM2559414v2, whole genome shotgun sequence:
- the LOC142547559 gene encoding LOW QUALITY PROTEIN: putative disease resistance protein At1g50180 (The sequence of the model RefSeq protein was modified relative to this genomic sequence to represent the inferred CDS: deleted 1 base in 1 codon) has protein sequence MAEPVVSIALETIRSLLVQEVKFYYGVRSQVEEIQLELQRMRSFLKDADTKQETDERVRNWVAEVREAAYDIEDNILIFFASKIASRNYSRKSRFNVFKKMSFFFKEFVTTHMVGYKIADIKSKIIGLRESLHTFGIQSIGDRGDGFGVRNARNGEFRRAYSHVVEEDFVGLEEDINMLVAHLIDEEEDGAVSIYGMGGLGKTTIARKLYNHRIVRRHFDGFSWVCVSQQWDKKDILQGLLIKLVPEKRNEILGMRDEELVRQLHDVQMKKRCLVVLDDIWSSQAWESLKPAFPNSRVGAGSKILLTSRIRDVATYVCPSGYLYEPRFLTLDESWELLSRKVFPRRQDDADGFRTDPDMETLGKEMVGKCCGLPLAILVLGGLLIMKNTSRDWQMVYDNINWYLARGKSHGQQKAVSEVLGFSYHDLPYPFKQCFLYLANFPEDFEIEAEKLYQLWLAEGIISPEERAEEETMMDVAERYLAELAQRCMVQVSVKETAGGFKNCRLHDLMRDLCISKAKDENFAKIVDFRRDKKPLESYSSGCETRRVSVYFNPNGKHNPVSWCENRQLRSAFFYAHDCSKEFLRDEMKSHLGSFKFLRVLELQGYHNVDELPKSIGDLIHLRYLNLSLFYVQEVPSSLENLIFLQTLNLEVATTLEIPNILWKLERLQHLYLPGTFRPRDGAKLRLEGLNELEMLVNFTTSLCDVKDLDKLTNLRKLRASIKDELDDLPNIIKYISFTQNNLKRTSLSISCSQFCSDSELSLLRTLLDCHRLYKLSLRGRIAKLPEHYHFSSSISKISFKASALEEDPMATLEKLPKLSSLTLYDSSYVGEEMVCSAKGFPQLLYLKLWGLPNLQKWRIDKGAMPKLNRLVVAHCENLQMLPDGLRFVTTLQKVNLRMMPEEFKDRLRAVDGDEGDSYKVRHVPHVKLD, from the exons ATGGCGGAGCCCGTAGTTTCCATTGCCCTCGAAACAATCCGCAGTCTCCTCGTACAAGAAGTGAAGTTCTACTACGGAGTGAGGTCTCAGGTCGAGGAGATCCAGTTAGAGCTGCAGCGCATGCGATCTTTCTTGAAAGATGCGGATACGAAGCAAGAAACCGACGAGCGAGTCCGCAACTGGGTCGCTGAAGTTCGGGAAGCTGCTTACGATATTGAAGACAACATTCTTATTTTCTTTGCCTCTAAGATTGCGTCACGAAATTACTCAAGAAAGTCGAGATTcaatgttttcaagaaaatgagTTTTTTCTTCAAGGAATTTGTTACCACTCACATGGTTGGATACAAGATAGCTGATATTAAGAGCAAGATTATCGGGCTAAGAGAGAGTTTGCATACTTTTGGGATACAGTCCATTGGTGATCGAGGAGACGGGTTTGGTGTTAGAAATGCAAGAAATGGTGAATTTAGGAGGGCATACTCACATGTAGTGGAAGAAGATTTTGTGGGGTTAGAGGAAGATATAAATATGTTGGTTGCTCATTTGATTGATGAGGAAGAAGATGGAGCGGTATCTATTTATGGGATGGGGGGTTTGGGGAAAACAACAATAGCTAGGAAGTTGTATAATCATAGGATTGTGAGGCGGCATTTCGATGGATTTTCTTGGGTTTGTGTATCTCAGCAGTGGGATAAGAAGGATATTTTGCAGGGATTATTGATAAAACTTGTGCCTGAGAAGAGAAATGAGATTCTTGGTATGAGGGATGAGGAGCTAGTGAGGCAGCTACATGATGTGCAGATGAAGAAGAGATGTTTAGTGGTACTTGATGACATTTGGTCCAGCCAAGCTTGGGAAAGCTTAAAACCCGCCTTTCCGAACTCGAGAGTGGGTGCCGGTAGCAAAATACTTCTCACATCTCGCATTAGAGATGTTGCTACTTATGTCTGTCCCAGTGGTTATTTGTATGAACCTAGATTTTTAACCTTGGATGAAAGTTGGGAGCTGCTTTCCAGGAAAGTGTTTCCTAGAAGGCAAGATGATGCTGATG GATTTAGAACGGATCCAGACATGGAGACACTAGGGAAGGAGATGGTGGGGAAGTGTTGTGGTTTGCCTTTAGCTATTCTTGTACTCGGTGGACTTCTCATTATGAAGAATACGTCAAGAGACTGGCAAATGGTATATGATAATATCAACTGGTATTTAGCTAGGGGCAAAAGTCACGGACAACAAAAAGCCGTATCGGAGGTTTTAGGCTTCAGTTACCATGACTTGCCTTACCCATTCAAGCAATGCTTTCTTTACTTGGCAAATTTCCCTGAGGATTTCGAGATAGAAGCTGAGAAGTTATACCAATTATGGCTGGCCGAAGGTATTATATCACCGGAGGAGAGGGCCGAAGAAGAAACAATGATGGATGTTGCTGAACGGTACTTAGCTGAACTGGCTCAAAGGTGTATGGTGCAAGTGAGCGTGAAGGAAACAGCTGGCGGGTTCAAGAATTGTCGTCTTCATGATCTTATGCGGGATCTTTGTATATCTAAAGCAAAAGATGAAAACTTCGCAAAGATCGTCGATTTTAGACGCGATAAGAAACCACTGGAATCATATTCATCTGGTTGCGAAACACGAAGAGTTTCTGTGTATTTCAATCCAAACGGTAAGCATAATCCGGTTTCTTGGTGCGAAAATCGTCAATTAAGGTCGGCATTCTTTTACGCCCATGATTGTAGCAAAGAGTTCTTACGAGATGAAATGAAATCCCACCTCGGGAGCTTCAAATTTCTTAGAGTTCTGGAACTTCAGGGATATCACAATGTTGACGAGTTGCCTAAAAGTATTGGAGATTTGATACACCTGAGGTACTTGAATTTGAGCCTATTCTATGTTCAAGAAGTT CCATCGTCgttggaaaatttaattttcttgcAGACACTTAATTTGGAAGTTGCTACTACGCTGGAAATCCCGAACATCCTCTGGAAATTGGAAAGACTACAACATTTATATCTCCCGGGTACCTTTCGTCCTCGAGATGGTGCAAAGTTGAGATTGGAAGGATTGAATGAACTTGAGATGCTAGTGAACTTCACCACCAGCTTGTGTGATGTAAAAGATCTTGACAAATTGACTAATCTTCGGAAACTAAGAGCTTCAATCAAGGATGAACTTGATGACCTTCCTAACATTATCAAATACATAAGCTTCACTCAGAATAATCTTAAACGGACTTCACTTTCTATTTCCTGTTCACAGTTTTGTTCAGATTCAGAGTTAAGTCTGTTGAGAACGCTGCTGGATTGCCACCGGCTGTACAAGTTATCTCTACGGGGCCGTATAGCTAAGCTTCCAGAACACTACCATTTCTCTTCAAGCATTTCTAAAATCTCATTCAAGGCTTCAGCACTCGAGGAAGATCCCATGGCAACACTCGAAAAGCTACCGAAGTTAAGTAGTCTGACATTGTATGATTCCTCCTACGTGGGAGAGGAAATGGTGTGTTCAGCCAAAGGCTTTCCTCAGCTTTTGTATCTAAAACTGTGGGGTTTACCGAATTTGCAAAAATGGAGGATTGATAAAGGAGCAATGCCAAAGCTCAATCGATTGGTTGTTGCTCATTGTGAAAACCTGCAAATGCTTCCTGATGGACTGAGATTCGTCACAACACTCCAAAAGGTGAACCTTCGTATGATGCCCGAGGAGTTCAAGGATCGGCTCCGAGCTGTGGATGGTGATGAAGGAGATTCCTATAAAGTTCGTCATGTTCCCCATGTCAAACTTGATTGA
- the LOC142544410 gene encoding uncharacterized protein LOC142544410: protein MIDAAACGNLLRKTAEEGYELLEEMATSSYHPQSERNNQRRSAGVHQVTYLSAITAQLDVLNRKLDGLNMGGTAMRLQEILCEKCGCEHFVKDCQDDNPFYVQNEPSVNQVGVHNRPKNDPYSNTYNPGWRQHPNFSWDGQNSQNRPQGGEPYGKQPMYRSDPPREDKSNLEQMMSKFISSTETRLQNQDASIKGLENQIGQLAKMIASREPGTLPSNTETNPKEQVKAIELKSGKVLESREKEKTQKLDEHSETSKGKSSNSTPAPTAPSKIVIPPPFPAALKKAKLDAQFSKFLEIPPKLKDPGSFSIPCMIGDVVFPKALCDLGASINLMPLSVFRKLGLGEPKPTQMSLQLADGSVKHPRGVKEDVLVKVGKFTFPTDFVDAMNDSLKVTPTTEVKDELDDEISERGAYFNANHPWTKPVRMKLDDLGARRDLTPRKSSVEEPPTCEFKPLPPHLKYGYVERKKLAPNKRITPREFKEGEAVLMHNSKLRLFPGKRKSRWTGPYKITKVSPSGVLTL from the exons atgatagatgctgccGCATGTGGAAATCTATTGAGGAAGACTGCTGAAGAGGGATATGAGCTGTTGGAGGAGATGGCTActagcagctatcatcctcaatctgaaagaAACAATCAGCggagaagtgcaggagttcaccaggtaactTATCTTTCTGCTATTACTGCACAACTTGATGTTTTGAACAGGAAACTAGATGGCTTGAACATGGGTGGCACAGCtatgcgtcttcaagagatattaTGTGAAAAGTGTGGATGTGAACATTTTGTGAAGGACTGTCAAGATGACAATCCATTTTATGTGCAAAATGAGCCATCGgtgaatcaagtgggagtccaCAACCGTCCAAAGAATGATCCATATTCAAACACATATAAccctggatggaggcaacatcccaacttctcatgggacGGTCAAAACAGTCAGAATCGACCGCAAGGAGGAGAACCATATGGAAAACAACCGATGTATAGATCTGATCCTCCTAGAGAAGATAAGTCCAACCTGGAGCAAATGATGTCTAAGTTTATTTCATCAACTGAAACTAGACTTCAAAACCAAGATGCATCGATAAAAGGGCTCGAGAATCAAATTGGACAGTTGGCCaagatgatagcaagtagagagccgggcaccttgccaagcaacACAGAGAcaaatccaaaagagcaagtgaaggccatcgagttgaagagtggGAAAGTTTTAGAGTCAAGAGAAAAAGAGAAAACTCAAAAATTGGATGAGCATTCTGAAACATCCaaaggtaagtcttctaactctacaccagcacccactgcacCGTCCAAAATTGTTATACCCCCTCCTTTTCCTGCAGCATTGAAAAAAGCAAAACTTGATGCGCAATTCAgtaagtttcttgag ATCCCACCAAAGCTAaaggatccagggagtttttctatccCTTGCATGATCGGTGATGTTGTTTTtcctaaagctttatgtgatcttggtgcgagcattaatcttatgcctttaTCTGTATTTAGGAAGCTTGGATTGGGCGAGCCTAAACCAACACAGATGTCCTTGCAACTAGCTGACGGATCCGTCAAACATCCACGAGGAGTcaaagaagatgtgttggtgAAAGTGGGAAAGTTTACATTTCCTACGgattttgtg GATGCTATGAATGATTCATTGAAAGTCACCCCCACCACTGAAGTGAAGGATGAACTTGATGACGAAATATCTGAAAGAGGGGCATACTTTAATGCCAACCATCCATGGACGAAGCCAGTGAGAATGAAATTGGATGATTTGGGAGCTCGAAGGGACCTGACCCCTCGGAAGTCAAGCGTTGAGGAACCGCCGACATGTGAGTTCAAACCACTGCCTCCACACCTGAAGTATGGGTACGTAGAGCGTAAAAAGCTAGCACCCAACAAGCGCATTACACCAAGAGAATTTAAAGAAGGCGAAGCGGTGCTCATGCACAACTCCAAGTTGCGCTTATTTCCTGGCAAGCGCAAGTCAAGATGGACGGGCCCTTACAAGATCACCAAAGTATCCCCCTCGGGAGTATTAACTTTGTGA